TATCCCGAGCCGTCTGTCACCGCATGCTGATCCGCGTTTGTACCGTTGTTATGCACCGTCACTTGCGCGCCCGGAATCACCGCGCCGGAGCTGTCCGTCACCGTTCCGCCGATTGCGCCGTCCACTGCCGTCTGTGCGCCGGCAAAGGTTACCATCATGGTTGCAAATAGAAACAGGGCCGCCAAAGCGCCCCAGCGTATGCCTCTCCTCATAAAGACCTCCAGTTAAGCCGTCCCCCGAATTGCGCACTCACCCGTTGTCTCCGTGGTTTCTATGCGGATCATCCGGACACTTCTGCCCGGGAAAAATCCTGTGCGCATAAGACAGGTTGCGTTGATAACAGTTTGCCTTGCCTTGTTTAAAAGAAGGTAAACAGGTTACGGATGGCCCATGCAGCCGGGCACCCGGCTGCGCAGGCGTCGATTTGCCGCCCCTCCCGCGAGAGAGAAATCACCCCTTGCCTGCCGATCAGAAAATCAAGCGCAGCACCAGCTCAATTTGACGGTCCCGGTAGGTGGAGTTGTTGTTCCTCGTCGTCACCACACCGAACTGCGAGTGCCCGTTCGTTCCGCTCAGATACGTCAGCTTTCCGGCGCCGGTGCTCGACTTTTCGCCGCTCACGACATAGCCGACCGTTTCCAGATGAGTGACGTTGCTGTGATTCATAAAGTTGGAGACGTCCGCACCAAACTCGAGCGCCTTTCGCCCCCCAATGCCGGTACGCTTCTCAAAGCGCAGGTTGCCATCAAAGGCCGCCGGATACCGGTATGTATTCCGCCCAACCCCCGGCAGCCAGCTTGCGCCGCCTGCGCCATTCAGGCTTGCTCCCAGTGACTCCACCGGCACCGGCACGCCCGTGATCACGCCGGCTGGCGCGCTCAGCACGCAATCGTTGCCGGCCTCAAGCCACCCTTGATAGGAGCACGCAAAGCTCGGCACCGCTCCCACCGTCCGCATCGTATAGGGCCGCCCTGACCGGTAGCCGCCCGTCACATCGAGCGTATAGCCGCCCAGCAGACTCTCCGCCCAGCCGGAGGCATGCCATGGCTCATGTAACACCAGCCCTCCGGTGAGGCGGTCGCGAATGTCAGAGTTCGACGTGCCCCAGTCCAGCGCCAGGTTCGACGGGTCCTCGACCATCCAGCGACCGTTGTAGGCCGTCGCATAGGGGCTGTCATCGAGCGCATGCGCGTTGCGATAGTCCAGGGTCAGCAGCATTCCATGCGGCAGACGGCTGCGTAACGACACGCCCGCAGCCTGGTAGCGCGAATGAGCCGTGCTCTGCATCGCAGCCATTTGATTGAAGTTTGCATTCAGCCGCTTATAGAAGAACTTCGACTCATAGGTGCCCGTCAGCGGCCCCATGCGTGCCGGGTCATTCACGGTGTACGCAATCTTGCCCACCGCATTCAGATCGATGTTTTCGTCCACCACCTGCGGCAGATCGCTCCCAAAGCTGCCCCAGTAGCTCAGCGTGAGCGTGGTGTTGCGCCCCAGGGACTGCTCCACCGAGAACTGGGCCTGCAGGGCTCTCGCATGCTGAAAGCCTGTCGCAAAATATGTCACGTTCGGCGCTATCTGCAGGTCAGGATGCGCGCTGAAGACCACCGGAAACTGCGGCGCGCCCGTATCGAGCGGCTTGAAGATGTAGTTGCGCTCCGCACTGGCCGTGCCCGTCTGCGAGATTGCATTCAATACAGTTACATTTGAAATGCGCCCATAAAATACGCCGACGCCTCCCCGCACCACGGTCTGCGCGCCCGGCCTGCGCCCGCGCCATGGCAGCGCCCATGCAAAGCCCACGCGCGGGCTCACATTTCCGCCAGAAGGCAATGAAGCTGTCTCAGGAATCGCCGGATTCACCAGCGCCGCATTTGGATTGGGCAGGTGCTCATAGTCATAACGCGCTCCCGCCGAGAGCGTCAGCCCGGCCCGCAGCTTGAGCGTGTCCGTCGCAAAGCCCGCATAGTCGGCCGTATCAAAGCGGAAAGTATTCGGCCCCACCGTCTGCTCATAGCGTGACCAGCACGGCAGATTGCCTGTGCCGGTGGTCGAGGCATCGCAATGGTTCGGCGAAAGCAGATCGGCCACGAACGCCTCGCGCGTGCTGTAGCTGTATCCGCCCGCGCCATAGTTCAGGCCGCTGATGTCATCCCTCGCATAATCGAGCGCATAGCCCACGCTCATTTGATTGCGTCCGCGCACCCACGTCAGGGTGTCGGCCGCCTCCTGCCGAAACTCGTCGGGATAAGCCACCTTATCCAGATAGGACGGCGTGCCAAATCGAAATCCCCCGCTGCCGCTCGCCACGCTGATCTGCGGCGTCATGCCCAGCGGATTCTTCGCCAGCGCCTGCTCAAAGCCGCTCGGCGCCACCGGCATCTCGCTCTCCACGTCATGCGCGACCGTGTAGCGCAGTTCGTTCAGCAGGTTCGGTGTGACAAAGGTGTTCCATTTGCCGGAGACGGAATCGAGCGCCAGCGTCCGCGTGCCATAGCTTCCCGTGCCCCACGTCTCGGTCGGCGCGGACCACACGCCATCGTGCGCCGTGAGCCGGATAAAATCGTAACCCACTGAGATACGATTGCGATCATTCAGCTTCCAGTCCAGACGCGGAAACGCGATGACCTGCCGCGTCGAGCGCGCCACACTGCCCAGCAGGCCATCCAGTTGCCCCATGGTCTGCGTGTAGAGCGCCGCAGCCTGCCCGGTATCGAGCGCCGCGCTCATGCTGCCCTGCAGCCGTGCCTGCAGCGTCTGTAACTGCGACGATGTCAGCGGAGCAAAGAACTTGCTCGGCTCGCTCACCACCGCCATGCCGGGATTGTTCCGCTCGAGCCCGTCCACCGCGACAAACCAGTGCCCGCGCCCATTTGCGCCCAGCGGGCCGCCCAGCTCCAGCGCGGCCTGCAACCTGCGGTCAGCCGGCTTGTACGGTGTCGTGACAAATGCGCCCGCCGCCGTCTGCGTGGTGAGTGTGGTGCCGGCGTTCTCCGCACCCCACGCGGCGTCGCGGTCCTCGATAAAGCTCTGCCCATGCACGCGGTCTACCGGATGATCGGATCGCACCTCGAAGCTGTCCGTGCTGTCGCTTCGCGAGCGCCTGGATACCTCGATCGCGTCCTCTCCGGCGGGTTCGAATGCAGAGACGTCATCTTCTCCGGTGGAATGCGCGGCCCGATTCGGATCACCATCTGTGGCGACATCGCTATTTGTAACTGCTGCACGGCGAATATCGCTCTGATCTTGCTCTCCGCGTTCCGGAGCTTGAGGCGCAAAGGCCTCGGCCAGTTCTAAGGTGTTGGCGGATGTTTTCGCGGGCGCGCTCCGTGTTGCGGTTGACTCATGATCATCCGCTGCCGTCGCTTCTGCGGTCGAGTCCTCCACAGTCATGTGCTCATTCAATGGCGGCACCGGTGGCACATCCAGCGAATCAGACTCCGCTGCCTGCGTGGCGCCATGATTTGCGTGCGGATTTGCGTGCGCGATCGCGTCTGATTGTTCCCGCATGCGAACGGCACCGGGAAAGCCACCGCCCGGCTGACTCGCTGACTCGCTAACCCGCTTGCCCGCTGGCCTGCTGGCGGGCTGACTTGCTGGCTCGCTGACTTGCTGCCGTCCCGGCTCAAATGCAGCCCAGTCCGTCGTACCTGCCGGGACTACGGGCTTCTCCGCAATGGTTGCTTCCACAAGACCCTGCGGCGTCGTCACCGAGACACGCGCATGCACGGTTTGCGCATTCCGCAACCGCGTATAGATTTGCAGCGGGCTCGCCGCGGCAGGCGCATGTGCCACCCGCGCGAGAGCCGGAGCAGCTTCCGGCTCTTGCAGCGCAAGCGGCTCCGCGAGCGCTGGTTCCCGCACATGCAAACTTCTTTGGCCGCCCTGCCTTTGCAACATACTCAGTGTCAACGCTGACTCGCTGACTCGCTGGCTGGCGGACTTGCTCCCCTGCGGGCCTGCTGCCGGACGCGGTTGCTTCTTCGCAAGCAGGCTCTCGAGCCTCGGGCTCAGTTCGCGCTGCTGCCCGGCGCTCACTTCCACATCGGGCAGCGTCCATGCGGCAAAGCCGGGTGCCTCGACCGCTACCTTATAGGCTCCGGGAGCGAGTTGCGGCAGCAGAAAATTTCCATTGGGGTCGGTGCCCAGGTCATAGGTGGTTCCAGAGCCGAGCGCCTCAATCATCAGCCGCGCGTGCTCCACTGGAGCGCCATCGCCATCGAGAATGCGGCCGGCCATCGAGCCGCCATTGCCCCACTGGGCCGCGCACACAGCCGCCGCGCACATCCACAACCATGCGCACGCAACCCCCACGCGAAGACTGCTCCAGCGGTACACAGCTCTGCCCCGGCCTTGCAAGGCCTGTTTGCGAAGCGCCCCCGCGCCTCTTTGGGCGTTTGCCGCGCTTGCGCCTCATTTTCATCTCAATCCAGGGGAATCGTGTTTTGAGCCTAGCGAATTGGCTACACTGAAAGAAGCAAATGTTTATCGACGAAGCGAAAATCCGGGTCAAGGCCGGTGACGGTGGTAATGGCTGCATGGCCTTCCGCCGCGAAAAGTTTGTTCCGCGTGGCGGACCCTCCGGTGGTGATGGCGGCCGCGGCGGCGACATTGTCATGGAGTCGACGCAGCGCCACAACACGCTGCTCTACTTCCGCTACAACCCCGAGCACAAGGCCGAGCGCGGCGAGCACGGCATGGGCTCCAACTGCACGGGCCGTGACGGCAAAGATATCATTCTCAAGGTCCCCGTCGGCACGGTCGTTTACAACGCCGAGAGCGGCGAGCTGCTTCACGACTTCCAGCAGCCCGATGAGCGGCTCATCGTCGCCCATGGCGGACGCGGCGGTCGCGGCAACCAGCACTTTGCCACCAGCACCCATCAGGCTCCGCGTGAGCATGAGATGGGCTACCCCGGCGAAGAGTTCACGCTGCGCCTCGAGCTCAAGGTGCTCGCCGACATTGGCATCGTCGGCTATCCCAACGTGGGCAAGTCCACGCTCATCTCTCGCATCTCCGCGGCGAAGCCGAAGATTGCCGACTACCCCTTCACCACGCTGGAGCCCAACCTCGGCGTGGTGACCGTCGGCGAAATGCCGCATGAAGAAACCTTCGTGGTCGCCGACATTCCCGGCCTCATCGAGGGCGCGCATGAGGGCGCGGGCCTCGGTGACCGCTTTCTGCGCCACGTCGAGCGCACGCACCTGCTCGTGCATCTGGTGGATGTCTCTGACGCCAGCGGACGCCCCGATCCCGTGGCCGACTACAAGACCATCGCCGCCGAGCTGGCCAACTTTGGCGGAGAGCTCGAAGACAAGCCGGTGATCGTGGTCGCCTCCAAGATCGACTCCGTGAATCCGGACAAGCTCAAGAAGCTGGCCGCAATGGCCAAACGCCGCAAGCTGCCCTT
The DNA window shown above is from Acidobacterium capsulatum ATCC 51196 and carries:
- a CDS encoding TonB-dependent receptor, with protein sequence MYRWSSLRVGVACAWLWMCAAAVCAAQWGNGGSMAGRILDGDGAPVEHARLMIEALGSGTTYDLGTDPNGNFLLPQLAPGAYKVAVEAPGFAAWTLPDVEVSAGQQRELSPRLESLLAKKQPRPAAGPQGSKSASQRVSESALTLSMLQRQGGQRSLHVREPALAEPLALQEPEAAPALARVAHAPAAASPLQIYTRLRNAQTVHARVSVTTPQGLVEATIAEKPVVPAGTTDWAAFEPGRQQVSEPASQPASRPAGKRVSESASQPGGGFPGAVRMREQSDAIAHANPHANHGATQAAESDSLDVPPVPPLNEHMTVEDSTAEATAADDHESTATRSAPAKTSANTLELAEAFAPQAPERGEQDQSDIRRAAVTNSDVATDGDPNRAAHSTGEDDVSAFEPAGEDAIEVSRRSRSDSTDSFEVRSDHPVDRVHGQSFIEDRDAAWGAENAGTTLTTQTAAGAFVTTPYKPADRRLQAALELGGPLGANGRGHWFVAVDGLERNNPGMAVVSEPSKFFAPLTSSQLQTLQARLQGSMSAALDTGQAAALYTQTMGQLDGLLGSVARSTRQVIAFPRLDWKLNDRNRISVGYDFIRLTAHDGVWSAPTETWGTGSYGTRTLALDSVSGKWNTFVTPNLLNELRYTVAHDVESEMPVAPSGFEQALAKNPLGMTPQISVASGSGGFRFGTPSYLDKVAYPDEFRQEAADTLTWVRGRNQMSVGYALDYARDDISGLNYGAGGYSYSTREAFVADLLSPNHCDASTTGTGNLPCWSRYEQTVGPNTFRFDTADYAGFATDTLKLRAGLTLSAGARYDYEHLPNPNAALVNPAIPETASLPSGGNVSPRVGFAWALPWRGRRPGAQTVVRGGVGVFYGRISNVTVLNAISQTGTASAERNYIFKPLDTGAPQFPVVFSAHPDLQIAPNVTYFATGFQHARALQAQFSVEQSLGRNTTLTLSYWGSFGSDLPQVVDENIDLNAVGKIAYTVNDPARMGPLTGTYESKFFYKRLNANFNQMAAMQSTAHSRYQAAGVSLRSRLPHGMLLTLDYRNAHALDDSPYATAYNGRWMVEDPSNLALDWGTSNSDIRDRLTGGLVLHEPWHASGWAESLLGGYTLDVTGGYRSGRPYTMRTVGAVPSFACSYQGWLEAGNDCVLSAPAGVITGVPVPVESLGASLNGAGGASWLPGVGRNTYRYPAAFDGNLRFEKRTGIGGRKALEFGADVSNFMNHSNVTHLETVGYVVSGEKSSTGAGKLTYLSGTNGHSQFGVVTTRNNNSTYRDRQIELVLRLIF
- the obgE gene encoding GTPase ObgE codes for the protein MFIDEAKIRVKAGDGGNGCMAFRREKFVPRGGPSGGDGGRGGDIVMESTQRHNTLLYFRYNPEHKAERGEHGMGSNCTGRDGKDIILKVPVGTVVYNAESGELLHDFQQPDERLIVAHGGRGGRGNQHFATSTHQAPREHEMGYPGEEFTLRLELKVLADIGIVGYPNVGKSTLISRISAAKPKIADYPFTTLEPNLGVVTVGEMPHEETFVVADIPGLIEGAHEGAGLGDRFLRHVERTHLLVHLVDVSDASGRPDPVADYKTIAAELANFGGELEDKPVIVVASKIDSVNPDKLKKLAAMAKRRKLPFYEISAVTGQGVQQLKYAMAERVRELRKQTQIEL